One segment of Mycolicibacterium sp. YH-1 DNA contains the following:
- a CDS encoding ABC transporter permease, whose translation MTASSARIPRVSRIGRWVRAVDDAADRIGAQAQFYFKTVTSIGDAITRYTAETIRLVAAMSLGTGALVMIGGTTAIVGFLTLSTGALVAVQGYNQFSQVGVEALVGFASAFFNVRLIAPLTAGVAMAATIGAGATAQMGAMRISEEIDALEVMGIRSVAYLASTRVVAGVMVVIPVYCVAVMASFFAARFGTTFLYGQSTGVYDHYFYTFLSPSDLLWSFAIALVMALVIMMVHTYYGYTASGGPAGVGEAVGRAVRTSLITASVVVLFMSLAIYGQSGNFTLAG comes from the coding sequence ATGACCGCTAGTTCGGCTCGTATACCGCGGGTTTCGCGGATCGGCAGGTGGGTTCGGGCGGTCGACGACGCTGCGGATCGAATCGGTGCGCAGGCTCAGTTCTACTTCAAGACAGTCACCTCCATCGGTGATGCGATCACGCGATACACCGCTGAGACCATCCGCCTGGTGGCCGCGATGAGTCTGGGCACGGGTGCACTCGTAATGATCGGCGGCACCACGGCGATCGTCGGATTTCTGACGTTGTCGACCGGCGCCCTCGTCGCAGTCCAGGGATACAACCAGTTCTCCCAAGTGGGGGTCGAGGCACTAGTCGGATTCGCCTCGGCGTTCTTCAACGTGCGATTGATCGCACCGTTGACTGCGGGCGTGGCGATGGCGGCGACGATCGGGGCTGGGGCGACCGCACAGATGGGGGCGATGCGGATCAGTGAGGAGATCGATGCGCTGGAGGTGATGGGCATCCGCTCGGTGGCATACCTGGCGTCGACCAGGGTCGTGGCCGGTGTCATGGTGGTGATCCCGGTGTACTGCGTTGCCGTGATGGCGTCGTTCTTCGCCGCCCGCTTTGGCACGACCTTCTTGTACGGGCAGTCGACCGGTGTCTACGATCACTACTTCTACACCTTCCTCTCTCCTTCGGACCTGTTGTGGTCGTTCGCAATAGCGCTGGTGATGGCATTGGTGATCATGATGGTGCACACCTATTACGGCTATACCGCGTCAGGCGGTCCTGCTGGGGTCGGAGAAGCCGTCGGCCGCGCGGTGCGGACCTCACTGATCACCGCCTCGGTGGTAGTCCTGTTCATGTCACTGGCCATCTACGGTCAGTCCGGCAACTTCACCTTGGCGGGTTGA
- a CDS encoding amidase — translation MKFAEYAEHDATALADAIRSGQVSAEEVRQTAFEAVGRMNEQLNAVVEGPWPVPPVAPASNGVFAGVPFVFKDVVCHAKGVPMRMGTLALKEGVVFETNTALMERFLDAGLVLVANTTTPELALSCVTASRLTGTTLNPWNTEVTVGASSGGSAALVASGAVPMAHANDGGGSIRIPAARTGLVGLKPSRARVSAGPDYAEIMSGNAIEFAITRTVRDAATLLDAVHGYQAGDRYATVPPNRPYRDEIRQRPSSLRIAVTSEAMSSVAVDAEVSDAVDGTARLLTDLGHEVSAVQHPIDWYELTEIFNVIWGFGVAATVKQVAEIGGVDISLDYFDESTLVSHEFGMSLGALDLADAYAGMNSITRRYAAFMSDYDVIVQPTANRVHVPPTHLESKSSPATSLEWVRTVLEEYPMCCLYNVTGAPAVSLPLMTSKDGLPIGIQFGGRMFDEGTLLSLAAQLEEAQPWAQRRPSIHVSALD, via the coding sequence ATGAAGTTCGCCGAGTACGCAGAGCATGACGCCACCGCCCTGGCCGACGCGATTCGCAGTGGTCAGGTCAGCGCCGAGGAGGTTCGCCAGACGGCGTTCGAGGCCGTGGGGCGAATGAACGAGCAGCTGAACGCTGTCGTCGAGGGGCCCTGGCCGGTTCCGCCCGTCGCCCCGGCATCGAACGGAGTGTTCGCCGGGGTGCCATTCGTGTTCAAGGATGTCGTCTGCCACGCGAAGGGCGTTCCCATGCGGATGGGCACCCTGGCGCTCAAGGAGGGAGTCGTCTTCGAGACCAACACCGCATTGATGGAGCGGTTTCTCGACGCCGGACTCGTGTTGGTGGCCAACACGACGACCCCGGAGCTGGCTCTGAGCTGCGTGACCGCCTCGCGACTGACTGGAACCACACTGAACCCGTGGAACACCGAGGTCACGGTGGGCGCATCGAGCGGAGGGTCGGCGGCCTTGGTGGCCTCCGGCGCCGTTCCGATGGCTCATGCGAACGACGGCGGCGGATCGATCCGCATTCCCGCCGCTCGAACCGGTCTCGTCGGTCTCAAGCCCTCTCGGGCCAGGGTCTCCGCCGGCCCCGACTACGCAGAGATAATGAGCGGCAATGCGATTGAGTTCGCCATCACCAGGACGGTGCGTGACGCGGCAACCCTCCTCGACGCTGTCCACGGCTACCAGGCCGGTGATCGTTACGCCACTGTGCCACCGAACCGGCCGTACCGGGATGAGATTCGGCAGCGCCCGTCGTCGCTCCGCATAGCCGTCACCTCCGAGGCGATGTCGAGCGTGGCTGTCGATGCCGAGGTGAGTGACGCGGTGGATGGGACGGCCCGGCTGCTGACCGATCTGGGACATGAGGTCAGTGCCGTGCAGCATCCGATCGACTGGTACGAACTCACCGAAATTTTCAATGTCATATGGGGATTCGGTGTGGCGGCGACCGTCAAACAGGTAGCCGAGATCGGTGGTGTCGACATCTCACTGGACTACTTCGACGAATCCACCCTCGTGTCTCACGAGTTCGGCATGTCACTTGGTGCCCTCGACCTCGCCGATGCCTACGCCGGGATGAACAGCATCACCAGGCGTTATGCGGCCTTCATGTCGGACTATGACGTCATCGTCCAGCCCACGGCCAACCGGGTTCATGTGCCTCCAACACATTTGGAGTCCAAGAGTTCGCCAGCGACGTCGCTCGAATGGGTACGGACCGTGCTCGAGGAGTACCCGATGTGCTGCCTCTACAACGTGACTGGCGCACCCGCCGTGAGCCTTCCGCTCATGACGTCCAAGGACGGTTTGCCGATCGGGATTCAGTTCGGTGGCCGTATGTTCGACGAGGGCACCCTGCTCTCACTGGCCGCCCAACTCGAGGAGGCGCAGCCGTGGGCTCAGCGCCGGCCGTCGATCCATGTCTCGGCGCTGGATTGA
- a CDS encoding flavin reductase family protein produces the protein MKILLQRGHSTPEVSVDSSDDLTRLSLEIAADVHPFEIAHARGVNDVDPAGTHVWFTVDALRDLCQVDDQAWATDFDQMISKASAHGWVADGSVRVHITRGGDSGPETAHAPMHPAESSLKRVFRTMPSGVIALAGTPEDGPPVAMAVSSFTNVSMRPPLLGVCIRRESATWPQLAKSPSIGVSLLARSQGAIALELAAPDQGTDRLSRIEHVRTATGAVYIRDAVSWYQTRLVETHRGGDHLIALLEIERCANSEDSDPVVYYESGFRAIAGS, from the coding sequence GTGAAGATCCTTCTGCAACGTGGACACTCGACCCCAGAGGTGTCGGTGGACTCCTCCGATGATCTCACCAGACTGTCCCTGGAGATCGCCGCGGACGTGCACCCCTTCGAGATTGCGCACGCACGCGGAGTCAACGACGTCGACCCGGCGGGCACCCATGTGTGGTTCACCGTCGATGCGTTACGAGACCTTTGCCAGGTCGACGATCAGGCCTGGGCCACCGACTTCGACCAGATGATCTCGAAGGCCTCCGCCCACGGTTGGGTCGCCGACGGGTCGGTGAGGGTCCACATCACAAGGGGTGGCGACTCCGGCCCGGAGACCGCGCACGCACCGATGCACCCCGCTGAATCGAGTCTCAAGCGCGTGTTCCGGACGATGCCCTCGGGCGTGATCGCCCTCGCGGGGACACCGGAGGACGGGCCGCCCGTGGCGATGGCCGTCAGCTCGTTCACCAATGTGTCGATGCGACCTCCGCTGCTTGGCGTGTGCATCCGGCGAGAGTCGGCGACCTGGCCGCAACTCGCGAAATCTCCCAGCATCGGGGTCAGTCTTCTGGCCAGGAGCCAGGGGGCCATCGCGCTGGAACTCGCTGCACCCGATCAAGGCACTGATCGCCTTTCCCGCATCGAGCATGTGAGGACAGCCACTGGCGCGGTGTACATCCGCGACGCGGTGTCCTGGTATCAGACTCGACTGGTCGAGACCCACCGCGGCGGCGATCATCTGATCGCACTGTTGGAGATCGAGCGGTGTGCGAACTCCGAGGATTCAGATCCGGTCGTGTACTACGAAAGCGGGTTTCGTGCGATAGCCGGCTCGTGA
- a CDS encoding M20 family metallopeptidase, which translates to MNDVIDADRLVGLVKDLIRLDSSNPPGGESEVARHLAGVMEDLGARVELISAGDGRDSVVATVAGKDPTRTLAVNGHIDVVPVTGQTWTRDPFTPEVRGDRLYGRGACDMKGGIGAAIEAIRALRDHDSLPSTNVAFHLVADEETGGIFGTQWLMDRGHLAADACLVPEPTGLHVGVAERGALFARITVHGRGGHGSVPDSGVSAVAGAARVVDALHLRDFGVEHPLLGRTTCNVGKISGGAAPNVIAESCVIEVDRRLLPGASRDSAVKELLDVVESLDLPVDIDAEAIVFVEASEIDRAHPVVEWIDQIARSVRTDSEIVGSMLGSDARFYRNALSIPTVLLGPGDIAQAHTADEWVSLTDLTDAAHIYLRAFQSFR; encoded by the coding sequence ATGAACGACGTGATCGACGCCGATCGGCTCGTTGGGTTGGTGAAGGATCTGATCCGCCTCGACTCGTCGAACCCGCCGGGTGGGGAAAGTGAGGTGGCGAGACACCTCGCAGGCGTCATGGAGGATCTCGGCGCAAGGGTCGAACTGATATCGGCTGGTGACGGCCGGGATTCGGTTGTCGCCACCGTAGCCGGCAAGGACCCGACCCGAACCCTTGCGGTCAACGGCCACATCGACGTCGTGCCGGTCACAGGCCAGACGTGGACGCGCGATCCCTTTACCCCGGAGGTGCGTGGGGACAGACTGTATGGCCGCGGTGCGTGTGACATGAAGGGCGGCATCGGCGCCGCGATCGAGGCGATTCGCGCACTGCGCGATCATGATTCATTGCCCAGTACGAATGTGGCCTTTCATCTCGTCGCCGACGAGGAGACCGGTGGGATCTTCGGAACGCAATGGCTGATGGATCGCGGCCACCTCGCGGCCGACGCGTGTTTGGTACCCGAGCCAACAGGATTGCACGTGGGGGTGGCCGAGCGCGGCGCGCTGTTCGCGAGGATCACCGTGCACGGCCGAGGGGGCCACGGCAGCGTTCCTGACTCCGGGGTGTCCGCGGTCGCCGGCGCCGCGCGAGTGGTCGACGCACTACACCTGCGTGACTTCGGCGTCGAGCATCCGCTGCTCGGCCGCACCACCTGTAACGTCGGGAAGATCTCAGGCGGTGCGGCGCCGAATGTCATTGCTGAGTCCTGTGTTATCGAGGTGGACCGCCGACTGCTGCCGGGCGCGTCGCGCGACTCGGCAGTCAAGGAACTTCTGGATGTTGTCGAATCACTCGACCTGCCAGTCGATATCGACGCCGAGGCCATCGTGTTTGTCGAGGCGTCTGAGATCGACCGGGCGCATCCCGTCGTTGAGTGGATCGACCAGATCGCACGGTCTGTGCGGACTGATTCGGAGATCGTCGGCAGCATGCTGGGCAGCGATGCCCGCTTCTACCGCAACGCCCTTTCGATCCCGACAGTACTGCTCGGGCCGGGAGACATCGCCCAGGCGCACACCGCGGACGAATGGGTGTCCCTGACCGATTTGACGGACGCCGCCCACATCTACCTCCGCGCCTTCCAATCGTTTCGATAG
- a CDS encoding Lrp/AsnC family transcriptional regulator, which yields MLNIDRLDARLLSLLSRDARVGVGELSVSLGVARNTVQARLRRLTESKLLRGFRPDIDFAAVGIGVQGFLALEIDQGQLRSIVRALADIPEVLEAHATTGREDLLVRVATETQSSLQLLIERVVALRGVRHSSTTLALTTPLPFRIDPLLQELTQRAGSGRATPGPERDRA from the coding sequence TTGCTCAATATCGATCGGCTCGATGCACGGCTGCTGAGCCTGCTGTCGCGGGATGCCCGCGTCGGGGTCGGCGAACTGTCGGTCTCACTGGGTGTCGCGCGAAATACGGTGCAGGCCCGCCTTCGTCGACTGACTGAGTCAAAACTGTTGCGCGGCTTCCGTCCTGACATCGACTTCGCGGCTGTCGGAATAGGTGTGCAGGGATTCTTGGCGCTCGAGATCGACCAGGGTCAACTGCGGTCGATCGTGCGCGCTTTGGCTGACATCCCCGAGGTGTTGGAGGCTCACGCCACCACTGGGCGCGAGGACCTTCTCGTCAGGGTGGCCACCGAGACCCAGTCGAGCCTGCAGTTGCTCATTGAGCGTGTGGTGGCGCTGCGGGGCGTGCGGCACTCGAGTACCACGCTCGCCCTGACCACACCGTTGCCCTTCCGTATTGATCCCCTACTGCAGGAGCTGACGCAACGTGCCGGCTCCGGGCGTGCGACCCCCGGGCCCGAGCGGGATCGAGCCTAG
- a CDS encoding ABC transporter permease, giving the protein MQLVERSFLSGVAAKPFRGFGGFVAMALETFARMFRWPFPWREYLLQTWFVARVSLVPALMLCLPFIVLTVFTFNVLLIEFGAADFSGTGASIGAINQSGPIVTVLVVAGAGATAMCADLGARTIRDELDALRVMGVDPIHSLVVPRVLAATTVALLLSSLVGLVGLAGGFIFSVFFHNVTPGAFVAGMTLITGVSDVVVALIKAALFGLTAGLIACYKGISVGGGPAGVGNAVNETVVFSFVALFVINVIVTAVAFQATS; this is encoded by the coding sequence ATGCAACTGGTCGAACGCTCATTCCTCAGTGGCGTCGCCGCGAAGCCATTTCGCGGGTTCGGTGGCTTCGTCGCGATGGCGCTCGAAACGTTTGCGCGCATGTTCCGGTGGCCCTTCCCCTGGCGTGAGTATTTGCTGCAGACCTGGTTCGTCGCCCGTGTGTCGCTGGTGCCTGCACTGATGCTCTGCCTGCCATTCATCGTGTTGACCGTCTTCACCTTCAACGTGCTGCTCATCGAGTTCGGTGCGGCCGACTTCTCGGGCACTGGCGCCTCGATCGGTGCCATCAACCAGTCGGGCCCGATTGTGACAGTGCTTGTGGTTGCAGGGGCGGGCGCCACGGCGATGTGCGCCGATCTCGGTGCGCGAACCATCCGGGACGAACTCGATGCTCTACGGGTTATGGGAGTCGACCCGATTCACTCGCTGGTAGTGCCTCGGGTCCTGGCTGCGACCACGGTGGCACTGCTCCTGTCGTCACTCGTCGGTCTGGTCGGGCTTGCCGGCGGGTTCATCTTCTCGGTGTTCTTTCACAACGTCACCCCGGGTGCGTTCGTGGCGGGGATGACGCTGATAACGGGAGTGAGCGACGTCGTGGTGGCGCTGATCAAGGCAGCCCTGTTCGGGCTGACCGCCGGGTTGATCGCCTGTTATAAGGGCATTTCCGTGGGGGGCGGTCCCGCCGGGGTTGGCAACGCCGTGAACGAGACCGTGGTGTTCTCCTTCGTTGCGCTGTTCGTGATCAACGTGATCGTCACCGCCGTGGCCTTCCAGGCGACGTCATGA
- a CDS encoding LLM class flavin-dependent oxidoreductase: protein MKFTLFTESAVTRGSSYQRRYLDLVEEAVFAEEMGFDTWGTSEHHFIGEMACTPSPEVIFTAVAMRTNTMRLRHMGRLASAVHPVLIAEQTMSEDIFSNGRVEVAFVRGNTLLQLDAFGVPLDDSKARADEGMELFVRAVSDDVFEHDGKHWGTFPPRQLTPKGVQEPHPPLFKIAQTGSSIYEARVLGMGCLTSDMWLGWDEAERLLACYNSVKDDELKPIVRRTTKAVGLIANTVRCAKTNDRAMEIGERDMIMMSNIVLKDLYQHLAQRSDMYREFKMYGEILDKIEDPEWLRDCGPSVMVGDPAHLIQMIERLESLGADEVVMRIDNGPHNELMETIETIGRYVIPHFKNPKGVLSSGAVGVLPGDAHQKTSIDDYSEANRVL, encoded by the coding sequence TTGAAGTTCACACTGTTCACCGAGTCCGCTGTCACACGCGGAAGTTCATACCAGCGTCGGTACCTGGACCTCGTCGAGGAGGCGGTGTTCGCCGAGGAGATGGGATTCGACACCTGGGGTACCTCCGAGCACCACTTCATCGGTGAGATGGCGTGTACGCCCTCGCCCGAGGTGATCTTCACCGCCGTCGCAATGCGCACCAACACCATGCGGCTGCGCCACATGGGTCGGTTGGCATCGGCGGTCCACCCGGTCCTGATCGCCGAGCAGACGATGTCTGAGGACATCTTCTCCAACGGCCGCGTGGAAGTGGCCTTCGTGCGCGGTAATACGCTCCTTCAGCTCGATGCGTTCGGAGTGCCGCTGGACGATTCGAAGGCGCGGGCTGACGAGGGTATGGAGCTGTTCGTCCGCGCCGTGTCCGACGATGTCTTCGAGCACGACGGTAAGCACTGGGGCACCTTCCCGCCACGTCAGCTCACGCCGAAGGGAGTTCAGGAGCCGCACCCGCCCCTGTTCAAGATCGCCCAGACCGGTAGCTCCATATACGAGGCGCGGGTCCTCGGGATGGGCTGCCTGACCTCGGATATGTGGCTCGGATGGGACGAGGCTGAAAGGCTGTTGGCCTGCTACAACTCGGTCAAGGACGATGAACTCAAGCCCATCGTTCGTCGGACCACCAAGGCAGTCGGTCTCATCGCGAACACGGTTCGTTGCGCCAAGACCAATGATCGCGCGATGGAGATCGGCGAGCGCGACATGATCATGATGTCGAACATCGTTCTGAAGGACTTGTACCAGCACTTGGCGCAGCGGTCCGACATGTACCGCGAGTTCAAGATGTACGGCGAGATCCTGGACAAGATCGAGGACCCGGAATGGCTGCGGGACTGCGGACCCAGCGTCATGGTCGGCGATCCGGCGCACCTGATCCAGATGATCGAGCGCCTTGAGTCCCTCGGCGCCGACGAAGTCGTCATGAGAATCGACAACGGCCCTCACAACGAACTGATGGAGACGATCGAAACTATCGGTCGCTACGTGATCCCACACTTCAAGAACCCCAAGGGAGTGCTGAGCAGCGGAGCCGTCGGAGTTCTGCCCGGCGATGCCCACCAGAAGACCAGCATCGACGACTACTCCGAAGCGAATCGCGTTCTGTGA
- a CDS encoding aldehyde dehydrogenase yields the protein MIQLEVPVSSAADVDMAVKSAGAAQLSWSEMGLAARLDALNQFADALEASAVDLAGTESREMGKPVDIGTQFLLSGVGVFRESLREALTYPFEEQYGGNDEIRTVTRHTPLGVVALIVPWNFTVAAILLSLGPILAAGNTVVVKPSEKATPSAVHMLECCPLPPGVINLVVGDGRTGASLTEHPDIALVNFTGSVGAGQRVAQACAARFTRATLELGGKDAAVVDDGVDVAAVAAQLAYAAFVNSGQICTSIERVYVVEEIADALIAALTAEAQRYVPGERSSADQVSLGPMVDAHQRNIVRYHVEDARAKGARILVGGEAPDVPGYYFPATVISDTTSDMLIMRDETFGPVLPVQVVASFEEGLARAAESDFGLAATIFTEDRNHVDAALRLPVGMVWINQWQGSGLLRMFEPARASGSGLTGGRAAFDAATRGVSISIPERLT from the coding sequence ATGATCCAACTGGAGGTGCCCGTCAGCTCTGCCGCCGATGTCGACATGGCGGTGAAGTCCGCTGGCGCGGCCCAACTCTCGTGGTCGGAAATGGGACTGGCCGCCCGGTTGGATGCCCTGAATCAGTTTGCGGACGCGCTCGAGGCCTCGGCGGTCGACCTGGCCGGGACCGAGAGCCGCGAGATGGGCAAACCGGTCGATATCGGTACCCAGTTCCTGCTGTCGGGTGTCGGCGTGTTCCGCGAGTCCCTACGGGAGGCGTTGACCTACCCCTTTGAAGAGCAGTACGGCGGTAACGACGAGATCAGAACCGTGACCAGGCACACTCCGCTGGGTGTGGTGGCCCTGATCGTGCCCTGGAACTTCACCGTCGCAGCCATATTGCTGAGTCTTGGACCGATCCTCGCGGCAGGCAATACCGTCGTCGTCAAACCGTCCGAGAAGGCGACGCCATCGGCAGTGCACATGCTGGAGTGCTGCCCGCTTCCGCCGGGGGTCATCAACCTGGTCGTCGGCGACGGCCGGACAGGGGCGTCACTCACTGAGCATCCCGACATCGCGCTGGTGAACTTCACTGGATCGGTGGGCGCCGGCCAGCGAGTCGCACAGGCCTGTGCTGCGCGGTTCACCCGGGCCACACTGGAACTCGGCGGCAAGGACGCCGCGGTCGTCGATGACGGGGTGGATGTGGCCGCTGTCGCGGCGCAGCTGGCGTACGCGGCCTTCGTGAACTCGGGCCAGATCTGCACTTCGATCGAGCGCGTCTACGTCGTCGAGGAGATCGCGGATGCCCTGATCGCCGCTTTGACCGCCGAGGCGCAGCGATATGTCCCGGGTGAACGTTCCTCAGCCGACCAGGTTTCGCTCGGACCCATGGTTGATGCCCACCAACGCAACATCGTTCGATACCACGTCGAGGACGCCCGCGCCAAGGGCGCCAGGATCCTCGTTGGCGGCGAAGCCCCCGATGTGCCGGGCTACTACTTCCCCGCCACGGTGATCTCGGATACCACCTCCGACATGCTCATCATGAGAGACGAGACATTCGGGCCGGTGTTGCCGGTCCAGGTGGTCGCGAGCTTTGAGGAGGGGCTGGCGAGGGCCGCCGAGTCCGACTTCGGCCTTGCTGCCACCATATTCACCGAGGATCGGAATCATGTGGACGCCGCGTTGCGCCTCCCGGTCGGGATGGTGTGGATCAACCAGTGGCAAGGCAGCGGCCTGCTGCGGATGTTCGAGCCTGCGCGGGCGAGTGGGTCTGGCCTCACCGGTGGCCGTGCCGCGTTTGACGCGGCCACTCGCGGCGTGTCGATCAGCATCCCCGAGCGACTGACCTAG
- a CDS encoding SgcJ/EcaC family oxidoreductase, with amino-acid sequence MSDVKITRTVGAVIDNADARRVVENAFAAIARAVDERDTDAFADLYTVDGVLMTPDGALIQGREAIKDAIGRFMEAGLVKQEAWLTGLVVADGLIVEQSRTRGTVRSGNRTTSAENNCIVTHVLDDGVWRMHQDIWNTTSGSATDGSY; translated from the coding sequence GTGAGTGACGTCAAAATCACCCGCACCGTCGGTGCGGTGATCGACAACGCCGACGCACGGCGCGTCGTCGAGAACGCCTTCGCCGCGATCGCCCGTGCTGTGGATGAGCGCGATACAGATGCCTTCGCCGACTTGTACACCGTCGACGGCGTGCTGATGACGCCGGACGGTGCGCTGATTCAGGGCCGAGAGGCGATCAAGGACGCGATCGGGAGGTTCATGGAGGCGGGACTTGTCAAGCAGGAAGCCTGGCTGACAGGTCTGGTGGTGGCCGATGGCCTCATCGTCGAACAGAGTCGAACGCGGGGCACAGTCCGCAGCGGCAACCGTACGACCTCCGCCGAGAACAACTGCATCGTCACCCATGTTCTCGACGACGGTGTCTGGCGCATGCACCAAGACATCTGGAACACCACAAGCGGAAGCGCCACGGACGGGAGCTACTAG